The following are from one region of the Nicotiana tabacum cultivar K326 chromosome 3, ASM71507v2, whole genome shotgun sequence genome:
- the LOC107791848 gene encoding pistil-specific extensin-like protein precursor, whose translation MAVIISSKVLLIQLFVLVLGSFSKLSHGELWLELPLPFDWPPAEIPLPDIPSPFDGPTFVLPPPSPLPSPPPPSPSPPPPSPSPPPPSTIPLIPPFTGGFLPPLPGSKLPDFAGLLPLIPNLPDVPPIGGGPPVNQPKPSSPSPLVKPPPPPPSPCKPSPPDQSAKQPPQPPPAKQPSPPPPPPPVKAPSPSPAKQPPPPPPPVKAPSPSPATQPPTKQPPPPPRAKKSPLLPPPPPVAYPPVMTPSPSPAAEPPIIAPFPSPPANPPLIPRRPAPPVVKPLPPLGKPPIVSGLVYCKSCNSYGVPTLLNASLLQGAVVKLICYGKKTMVQWATTDNKGEFRIMPKSLTTADVGKCKVYLVKSPNPNCNVPTNFNGGKSGGLLKPLLPPKQPITPAVVPVQPPMSDLYGVGPFIFEASSKMPCDKN comes from the exons ATGGCTGTTATTATTTCATCGAAGGTCCTACTTATACAACTTTTCGTTCTAGTACTTGGCTCATTCTCAAAGCTCAGCCATGGGGAGCTGTGGCTGGAACTCCCATTGCCTTTCGACTGGCCACCAGCGGAGATCCCATTGCCGGATATCCCATCGCCTTTCGATGGGCCTACATTCGTGCTACCGCCACCGTCACCATTGCCATCACCACCTCCGCCATCTCCATCACCACCTCCGCCATCACCATCACCACCTCCTCCGTCGACAATACCACTTATTCCTCCTTTTACCGGCGGCTTTTTGCCTCCTTTGCCCGGCTCTAAGCTTCCTGATTTTGCCGGCCTTTTGCCTCTGATTCCCAACTTACCTGATGTGCCTCCCATAGGTGGTGGTCCACCTGTTAACCAGCCAAAGCCGTCGTCACCATCACCCCTAGTTAAGCCGCCACCACCACCACCTTCACCATGTAAgccatcaccacctgatcagtctGCAAAGCAACCACCACAACCTCCTCCAGCAAAACAACCATCACCTCCACCTCCTCCACCACCAGTTAAGGCACCATCTCCATCTCCAGCAAAGCAACCACCACCTCCTCCACCGCCAGTTAAGGCACCATCTCCATCTCCAGCCACTCAGCCACCTACAAAGCAACCGCCACCGCCGCCACGTGCTAAGAAATCGCCTCTTCTACCTCCTCCGCCACCAGTTGCTTATCCGCCAGTTATGACACCATCTCCATCACCGGCTGCTGAGCCACCTATTATAGCACCATTTCCATCACCACCAGCGAATCCACCCCTCATTCCCCGTCGACCAGCACCACCAGTAGTTAAGCCGCTTCCACCTTTGGGGAAGCCCCCAATCGTCAGTGGCCTTGTTTATTGTAAATCCTGCAACAGCTATGGGGTTCCCACTCTGCTCAACGCCTCCCTACTCCAAG GAGCTGTTGTGAAACTAATTTGCTACGGAAAAAAAACAATGGTTCAATGGGCCACGACAGACAACAAAGGTGAGTTTCGGATCATGCCCAAATCTTTAACCACAGCAGATGTTGGCAAGTGCAAGGTATATTTAGTGAAATCACCAAATCCAAATTGCAATGTCCCAACAAATTTCAATGGTGGAAAATCTGGTGGTTTATTGAAGCCTCTCCTACCACCTAAACAACCGATTACCCCTGCCGTTGTCCCTGTCCAACCACCCATGTCTGATTTATATGGTGTTGGACCTTTTATATTTGAAGCCTCCAGCAAAATGCCATGCGATAAGAATTGA